In the genome of Cupriavidus taiwanensis, one region contains:
- a CDS encoding sulfite exporter TauE/SafE family protein, with translation MPDHLLLSSLLIFGLGGLLGAVGGLFGIGGGLIAIPALGLLFGMDQQLAQGTALVMIAPNVLIGFWQYRKRANIALRTAVVLGLSAVLATWLSARAATAMDAQLLRRIFALFMIGMALYFLWRLLPRRAVTAPQARLSARWIPLVGVVGGLFSGFFSVGGGVVAAPALVGLFGLRQAAAQGLALALVTPGAVVALATYAHAGQVDWASGIPLSLGGMLTISWGVALAHRMPERRLRALFAVCLIATAMVMLVRG, from the coding sequence ATGCCCGACCACCTGCTGCTGTCCTCCCTATTGATCTTCGGACTCGGTGGTTTGCTCGGCGCGGTGGGCGGGCTGTTCGGCATCGGCGGCGGGCTGATCGCGATTCCGGCGCTGGGGCTGCTGTTCGGCATGGACCAGCAGCTGGCGCAGGGCACCGCGCTGGTGATGATCGCGCCCAATGTGCTGATCGGCTTCTGGCAATACCGCAAGCGTGCCAACATTGCGCTGCGCACGGCGGTGGTGCTGGGCTTGTCCGCGGTGCTGGCGACCTGGCTGTCGGCGCGCGCGGCCACCGCGATGGACGCGCAATTGCTGCGGCGGATTTTCGCGCTGTTCATGATCGGCATGGCGCTGTACTTCCTGTGGCGGCTGCTGCCGCGGCGCGCGGTGACGGCGCCGCAGGCGCGCCTGTCGGCGCGCTGGATTCCGCTGGTGGGCGTCGTCGGCGGCTTGTTCTCCGGCTTCTTCAGCGTGGGCGGCGGCGTGGTCGCCGCGCCGGCGCTGGTCGGCCTGTTCGGGCTGCGCCAGGCCGCCGCGCAAGGCCTGGCGCTGGCGCTGGTGACGCCCGGCGCGGTGGTGGCGCTGGCCACCTATGCCCATGCCGGCCAGGTCGACTGGGCCAGCGGCATTCCGCTGTCGCTGGGCGGCATGCTGACCATCTCGTGGGGCGTGGCGCTGGCGCACCGGATGCCCGAGCGCCGTCTGCGCGCATTGTTTGCGGTGTGCCTGATCGCCACCGCGATGGTGATGCTGGTGCGCGGCTGA
- a CDS encoding 2Fe-2S iron-sulfur cluster-binding protein — translation MADMEPSDESAEFTAQVLPGPARFPAPVALSLLEAALLEGVALPNSCRNGTCRACASRLHAGTIRYRIEWPGLSPDEKDEGLILPCVACPESDVVFEPVSLG, via the coding sequence ATGGCTGACATGGAGCCTTCGGACGAAAGCGCCGAATTCACCGCACAGGTGCTGCCGGGCCCTGCCCGCTTCCCCGCGCCGGTGGCGCTGAGCCTGCTGGAGGCGGCCTTGCTCGAAGGCGTGGCGCTGCCCAATTCGTGCCGCAACGGCACCTGCCGCGCCTGCGCCAGCCGGCTGCACGCCGGGACGATCCGCTACCGGATCGAGTGGCCGGGGTTGAGTCCGGACGAAAAGGACGAGGGGCTGATATTGCCCTGCGTGGCTTGTCCGGAGAGTGATGTAGTGTTTGAGCCGGTCAGTCTCGGCTAG
- a CDS encoding alpha/beta hydrolase family protein: protein MKRAVGKAAMLCLAATLLYGCGGDDDEPAQNPPPQAEEKRPQDDRTFTIDAATLPFAALAGAPEADRWWGVQDGAGYRIEVPKNWNGRLVMYAHGYAGTGAALSVAPPRIRRHLLANGYAWAASSYTKNYYEVRAGLEDTNALALAFTRIAAQNGRTLAAPARLYIVGHSMGGHISAAAVDEENIQAANHKVRYHGAVPMCGVLGDTELFNYFGAYQTAAQQLAGYPVTAWPAANWAQIAPAVRAALFTTYPGQTTAQGDTLKAIVRNLTGGQRPLFDWGFGGPGAQGLQDAVWSTFGQDGSVNGILTQNVVNTTGITFQFDNDPAQSAAEQSFNAGIFRVSGSAEANRARSDGLRWIPRTNARIGVPVVTLHTLGDMYVPFSMEQIYKRRADANGTAQWLVQRAIRGVSHCDFTVAEEARAFDDMVNWEQNGVKPAGDEVLDAATVASPAYGCKFTDNTLASGEENPTTAALRPSVAQAFPCAPG from the coding sequence ATGAAACGAGCTGTCGGGAAAGCCGCGATGCTGTGCCTCGCCGCCACGCTGCTGTATGGCTGCGGCGGCGATGACGACGAACCGGCGCAGAACCCGCCGCCGCAGGCCGAGGAAAAGCGCCCGCAGGACGACCGCACCTTCACCATCGATGCCGCCACGCTGCCGTTCGCGGCGCTCGCCGGCGCGCCCGAGGCCGACCGCTGGTGGGGCGTGCAGGATGGCGCCGGCTACCGCATCGAGGTGCCGAAGAACTGGAACGGCCGGCTGGTGATGTATGCCCACGGCTACGCGGGCACCGGCGCGGCGCTGTCGGTGGCCCCTCCCAGGATCCGCCGGCACCTGCTCGCCAACGGCTACGCCTGGGCCGCGTCCAGCTATACCAAAAACTACTATGAAGTGCGCGCCGGCCTTGAGGACACCAATGCCCTGGCGCTGGCCTTCACGCGCATTGCCGCGCAGAACGGGCGCACGCTGGCGGCGCCGGCGCGCCTCTACATCGTCGGCCATTCGATGGGCGGCCATATCTCGGCGGCGGCGGTCGATGAAGAGAACATCCAGGCCGCCAACCACAAGGTGCGCTACCACGGCGCGGTGCCGATGTGCGGGGTGCTGGGCGATACCGAGCTGTTCAACTACTTCGGCGCCTACCAGACCGCGGCGCAGCAGCTGGCGGGCTATCCGGTGACGGCGTGGCCGGCGGCCAACTGGGCGCAGATCGCGCCGGCGGTGCGCGCGGCGCTGTTCACCACCTACCCCGGCCAGACCACGGCGCAGGGCGATACCCTCAAGGCGATCGTGCGCAACCTGACCGGCGGGCAGCGGCCGCTGTTCGACTGGGGCTTCGGCGGCCCGGGCGCGCAAGGTTTGCAGGACGCGGTGTGGAGCACTTTCGGCCAGGACGGCTCGGTCAACGGCATCCTGACGCAGAACGTGGTCAACACCACCGGCATCACCTTCCAGTTCGACAACGACCCGGCCCAGTCGGCGGCGGAGCAGTCGTTCAATGCGGGCATCTTCCGCGTTAGCGGCAGCGCCGAGGCCAATCGCGCGCGCAGCGACGGCCTGCGCTGGATTCCGAGGACCAATGCGCGCATCGGCGTGCCGGTGGTGACGCTGCATACGCTGGGCGACATGTACGTGCCGTTCAGCATGGAGCAGATCTACAAGCGCCGCGCCGATGCCAACGGCACCGCGCAATGGCTGGTGCAGCGCGCCATCCGCGGCGTCAGCCATTGCGACTTCACCGTGGCGGAAGAGGCCAGGGCCTTCGACGACATGGTCAACTGGGAACAGAACGGCGTGAAGCCGGCCGGCGACGAGGTGCTGGACGCCGCCACCGTAGCCAGCCCGGCCTACGGCTGCAAGTTCACCGACAACACGCTGGCAAGCGGCGAGGAAAACCCGACCACGGCGGCGCTGCGGCCGTCTGTGGCGCAGGCGTTCCCGTGCGCGCCGGGTTGA
- a CDS encoding flagellar hook-length control protein FliK, whose amino-acid sequence MIDISQIVSSAANAVEGARRASADTAASGFRDALSQARDSHKAAAPAPAARETVARDKSAARPAAAQADAGKPQHAAANGKKATAGEKDQDKEDAAEATPPDAAAAAAAALALMLPAAAPANPAATPAGAAGAAVAGMTDPGSAAALQAALSNTVPNATAQTQVETGTTAGPADGTALPDLLQTVTAESRPAQPSVADTLATIASQRAAMQSGGSAGTDAKTGATPAVAGDALAVRQADLPGQDAGASAGGAGHRPDSSLGQHRADPLAAGTSAPDSRPAANPFAAAQATARAGETAAASPDGTPAIAATLAGQPTPAAAAAAASRPLVAPPLYDSQWPQALGQQMIRLGTQGQHSAELQLNPPDLGPLKVVLNVVNDQAQAQFVSPHQAVRAAVEAALPHLRTALSENGIQLGHTSVGADGFASQAGNGNGQQQQAPGQGRGQAGFGGAAMASAEPGQGSSATARPARVLGRGEIDTFA is encoded by the coding sequence ATGATCGATATCAGCCAGATTGTCAGCAGCGCCGCCAACGCGGTGGAAGGCGCCCGGCGCGCCAGCGCCGACACCGCCGCCAGCGGCTTCCGCGACGCGCTCTCGCAGGCCCGCGACAGCCACAAGGCCGCCGCACCGGCGCCCGCCGCCAGGGAGACGGTCGCGCGCGACAAGTCCGCGGCGCGGCCGGCTGCCGCACAGGCGGACGCCGGCAAGCCGCAGCATGCCGCCGCCAACGGCAAGAAGGCCACTGCAGGCGAAAAGGATCAGGACAAGGAAGATGCCGCCGAGGCAACGCCGCCTGATGCAGCCGCCGCCGCAGCCGCAGCATTGGCGCTGATGCTTCCCGCAGCTGCGCCAGCGAACCCCGCCGCCACGCCAGCCGGCGCGGCGGGCGCTGCCGTCGCCGGCATGACCGACCCCGGCAGTGCCGCGGCCTTGCAGGCGGCGCTCAGCAACACCGTGCCGAACGCTACCGCGCAAACCCAGGTCGAAACCGGCACCACCGCAGGCCCTGCTGACGGCACCGCATTGCCCGACCTGTTGCAGACGGTCACCGCCGAATCCCGGCCGGCGCAGCCGTCGGTCGCCGACACGCTGGCGACCATCGCCTCGCAACGCGCGGCGATGCAGTCCGGCGGCAGCGCCGGCACTGATGCAAAAACTGGCGCAACGCCGGCCGTTGCGGGCGACGCATTGGCGGTCCGTCAAGCGGACTTGCCGGGTCAGGACGCTGGCGCTTCCGCGGGCGGAGCGGGGCATCGCCCCGACAGCAGTCTCGGCCAGCATCGCGCCGATCCGCTCGCGGCCGGCACAAGTGCGCCGGATTCCCGGCCCGCAGCCAACCCATTTGCCGCCGCGCAAGCGACGGCACGCGCTGGAGAGACCGCGGCGGCCAGCCCCGATGGCACCCCGGCCATTGCCGCCACGCTGGCCGGTCAACCCACGCCGGCCGCTGCCGCGGCTGCCGCCAGCCGGCCCCTGGTCGCTCCCCCGCTGTACGACAGCCAGTGGCCGCAGGCCCTGGGCCAGCAGATGATCCGCCTGGGCACGCAAGGCCAGCACAGCGCCGAACTGCAGCTGAACCCGCCCGACCTCGGGCCGCTGAAGGTGGTGCTCAACGTGGTCAACGACCAGGCCCAGGCGCAATTCGTCTCGCCCCACCAGGCCGTGCGCGCCGCGGTCGAAGCCGCGTTGCCGCACCTGCGCACCGCGCTGTCGGAAAACGGCATCCAGCTGGGCCACACCTCGGTGGGCGCCGATGGCTTTGCCAGCCAGGCCGGCAACGGCAACGGCCAGCAACAGCAGGCGCCGGGGCAGGGGCGTGGACAGGCTGGCTTTGGTGGCGCTGCGATGGCGTCGGCTGAACCGGGCCAGGGATCCAGTGCTACGGCACGGCCTGCGCGAGTGCTTGGGCGGGGGGAGATTGATACGTTTGCGTGA
- a CDS encoding IMPACT family protein: MPTYTLANPVHAEIEIRKSRFLALALPVADRDAAMAALQALRAEHPTATHVCWALLAGGASGMSDDGEPSGTAGRPILEVLRHHDLDGVLAAVVRYYGGVKLGAGGLVRAYTDAIAAALKTAERVERIAYGTLAVAVDYADEPRVRRWLDYEAPAGCTLAETGYGAVATLVLRMPATQLDAARNALRDATHGRAQFPKAEDDSHG, encoded by the coding sequence GTGCCCACCTACACGCTAGCCAACCCCGTCCACGCCGAGATCGAGATCCGCAAGAGCCGCTTCCTGGCGCTGGCGCTGCCGGTTGCCGACCGCGACGCCGCCATGGCCGCGCTGCAGGCGCTGCGCGCGGAGCATCCCACCGCCACCCATGTGTGCTGGGCGCTGCTGGCCGGCGGGGCCTCGGGCATGTCCGACGATGGCGAGCCCTCCGGCACCGCCGGGCGGCCGATCCTGGAAGTGCTGCGCCACCACGATCTCGACGGCGTGCTGGCGGCGGTGGTGCGCTACTACGGTGGCGTCAAGCTGGGGGCTGGTGGGTTGGTGCGCGCTTACACCGATGCCATCGCCGCGGCCCTGAAGACCGCCGAACGGGTCGAGCGCATCGCCTACGGCACGCTGGCGGTCGCGGTCGACTATGCCGACGAGCCGCGCGTGCGCCGCTGGCTGGACTACGAGGCGCCGGCTGGTTGCACGCTGGCCGAGACCGGCTACGGCGCAGTCGCCACGCTGGTGTTGCGCATGCCCGCAACGCAGCTCGACGCCGCGCGCAACGCGTTGCGAGACGCCACCCACGGCCGTGCGCAATTTCCGAAGGCGGAGGACGACAGCCATGGCTGA
- a CDS encoding type II toxin-antitoxin system VapC family toxin translates to MKLLLDTHLLLWMALTPERISPDAHALLNADDTVLVFSAASLWEIGVKQGLGRADFQINARVFRRGLLDNGYSELPIRSDHAVAFDCLPPIHKDPFDRLLVAQATVEGLTLLTSDPLVGQYPGPIRLV, encoded by the coding sequence ATGAAACTCCTGCTGGATACGCACCTGCTGCTGTGGATGGCTCTGACGCCTGAGCGCATCTCGCCAGACGCGCATGCGCTATTGAATGCCGACGACACGGTGCTGGTTTTCAGCGCCGCCAGCCTGTGGGAGATCGGCGTCAAGCAAGGGCTTGGCCGTGCGGACTTCCAGATCAACGCCCGGGTCTTTCGCAGAGGCTTGCTTGATAACGGCTACAGTGAGCTGCCGATCCGCAGTGATCATGCGGTGGCGTTTGATTGCCTTCCGCCGATTCACAAGGACCCGTTTGACCGGCTTCTCGTCGCCCAGGCAACCGTGGAAGGCCTGACGCTGCTGACCTCGGACCCGCTTGTTGGCCAATACCCTGGGCCCATTCGGCTGGTCTGA
- a CDS encoding type II toxin-antitoxin system HicB family antitoxin: MLRFPANIVPDGDGFAVSFPDIPEALTSGATIEQAHEMAADALATAMEFYFEDGRPVPLPSKDARGQHLVELPASMSAKVLLLNEMIAQGVTQAELARRLHTRKQEVQRIVNLDHATKIDTIEAAFRALGKRLELKVA, encoded by the coding sequence ATGCTGCGTTTTCCCGCCAACATCGTCCCCGACGGCGATGGCTTTGCGGTCTCGTTTCCCGATATTCCGGAAGCCCTGACCAGCGGCGCCACGATCGAGCAGGCCCACGAGATGGCCGCCGATGCGCTTGCCACGGCCATGGAGTTCTATTTCGAAGATGGCCGCCCGGTGCCGCTGCCGTCGAAGGACGCACGCGGCCAGCATCTGGTCGAGCTGCCGGCAAGCATGTCGGCAAAGGTGCTGCTGCTCAACGAGATGATCGCGCAGGGGGTTACGCAGGCGGAGCTGGCACGCCGCCTGCATACCCGCAAGCAGGAAGTCCAGCGCATCGTCAACCTCGATCATGCGACCAAGATCGACACGATCGAGGCCGCCTTCCGGGCGCTGGGCAAGCGGCTGGAACTGAAGGTCGCCTGA
- a CDS encoding GFA family protein gives MHLDGSCHCGAVHFSLESDSPCPYMHCHCSICRKTAGGGGYAINIGGDAATLRVRGRKHLGVYHAVLREPGKRARRSPAQRHFCVKCGSALWLWDPRWPELLYPHASAIDTPLPRPPEVVEASLASVAPWVDVPRGKGHLHCDTWPEESLADWHKRHGLLSR, from the coding sequence ATGCATCTCGACGGCTCCTGCCATTGCGGCGCGGTCCACTTCTCGCTCGAGTCCGATTCGCCCTGCCCTTACATGCATTGCCATTGCTCGATCTGCCGCAAGACGGCGGGCGGTGGCGGCTATGCCATCAACATCGGCGGCGATGCCGCCACGCTGCGCGTGCGCGGGCGCAAGCACCTGGGCGTCTACCATGCCGTGCTACGCGAGCCCGGCAAGCGCGCGCGGCGCTCGCCGGCGCAGCGGCATTTCTGCGTGAAATGCGGCAGTGCGCTGTGGCTGTGGGATCCGCGCTGGCCCGAGCTGCTGTATCCCCATGCCTCGGCCATCGATACGCCGCTGCCGCGCCCGCCGGAGGTGGTGGAGGCCTCGCTGGCCTCCGTCGCGCCGTGGGTCGACGTGCCGCGCGGCAAGGGCCATTTGCACTGCGACACCTGGCCGGAGGAATCGCTGGCCGACTGGCACAAGCGGCACGGCCTGCTGTCGCGCTGA
- the alkB gene encoding DNA oxidative demethylase AlkB, giving the protein MTFDLFDDLPQDSPATPAIEPLADGALVLRGAARANAEVLLADVQAIVALAPWRHMVTPGGLKMSVAMTNCGACGWVSDARGYRYDAVDPLSGQAWPHMPASFRELAASAAAQAGFAGFAPDACLINRYVPGTRLSLHQDRDERDFTAPIVSVSLGLPAVFLFGGMRRADKPQRIRLAHGDVVVWGGPSRLAFHGVAPLAAGDHPLLGPLRINLTFRRAR; this is encoded by the coding sequence ATGACGTTCGACCTGTTCGACGACCTGCCCCAAGACAGCCCCGCCACTCCCGCCATCGAACCCCTCGCCGACGGCGCCCTCGTCCTGCGCGGCGCGGCGCGGGCCAATGCCGAAGTGCTGCTCGCCGACGTGCAGGCGATCGTGGCCCTGGCCCCCTGGCGGCACATGGTCACTCCCGGCGGCCTGAAGATGTCGGTGGCGATGACAAACTGCGGCGCGTGCGGCTGGGTCTCCGACGCGCGCGGCTATCGCTACGACGCGGTCGATCCGCTGAGCGGACAAGCGTGGCCCCACATGCCCGCGAGTTTCCGCGAGCTGGCAGCCAGCGCGGCGGCGCAGGCGGGTTTCGCCGGTTTTGCGCCGGATGCCTGCCTGATCAACCGCTATGTGCCGGGCACCCGCTTGTCGCTGCACCAGGACCGCGACGAGCGCGATTTCACCGCGCCCATCGTCTCGGTGTCGCTGGGGCTGCCGGCGGTGTTCCTGTTCGGCGGCATGCGCCGTGCCGACAAGCCGCAGCGGATACGGCTGGCGCATGGCGACGTGGTGGTGTGGGGCGGACCGTCGCGGCTGGCGTTCCACGGCGTGGCGCCGCTGGCCGCGGGCGATCATCCGCTGCTGGGGCCGTTGCGCATCAACCTGACGTTCCGCAGGGCGCGATAG
- the cysK gene encoding cysteine synthase A — protein sequence MKVQNILQTIGNTPHIRINRLFGNGNEVWIKSERSNPGASIKDRIALAMVEDAERRGVLKPGGTIIEPTSGNTGIGLAMVAAVKGYRLVLVMPDSMSVERRRLMLAYGATFDLTPREKGMKGAIARAEELVAATPGAWMPQQFENPANVDVHARTTAQEILNDFPEGLDALITGVGTGGHLTGCARVLKDKWPQLKVFGVEPVASPVISGGAPAPHPIQGIGAGFIPKNLDTTLLDGVIQVDAEPAREMARRCAREEGILVGISSGATLAAIAQKLPELPANARVLGFNYDTGERYLTVEGFLPA from the coding sequence ATGAAGGTCCAGAACATCCTGCAGACGATCGGCAATACCCCGCATATCCGCATCAACCGGCTGTTCGGCAATGGCAACGAGGTCTGGATCAAGTCCGAACGCAGCAACCCGGGCGCTTCGATCAAGGACCGCATCGCGCTGGCGATGGTGGAAGACGCCGAACGCCGCGGCGTGCTGAAGCCCGGTGGCACCATCATCGAGCCGACCTCGGGCAACACCGGCATCGGCCTGGCGATGGTGGCCGCGGTCAAGGGCTACAGGCTGGTGCTGGTGATGCCGGACAGCATGTCGGTGGAGCGCCGCCGCCTGATGCTGGCCTATGGCGCCACCTTCGACCTGACCCCGCGCGAGAAGGGCATGAAGGGCGCGATCGCGCGCGCCGAGGAACTGGTCGCCGCCACCCCGGGCGCGTGGATGCCGCAGCAGTTCGAGAACCCGGCCAACGTCGACGTGCATGCGCGCACCACCGCGCAGGAAATCCTGAACGATTTCCCCGAGGGGCTCGACGCGCTGATCACCGGCGTCGGCACCGGCGGCCACCTGACCGGCTGCGCGCGGGTGCTGAAGGACAAATGGCCGCAGCTGAAGGTGTTCGGAGTCGAGCCGGTGGCGTCGCCGGTGATCTCCGGCGGCGCGCCGGCGCCGCATCCGATCCAGGGCATCGGCGCGGGCTTTATCCCGAAGAACCTCGACACCACGCTGCTCGACGGCGTGATCCAGGTCGATGCCGAGCCCGCGCGCGAGATGGCGCGCCGCTGCGCGCGCGAGGAAGGCATCCTGGTCGGGATCTCGTCGGGCGCCACCCTGGCCGCGATCGCGCAGAAGCTGCCGGAACTGCCGGCCAACGCGCGTGTGCTGGGCTTCAACTACGACACCGGCGAGCGCTACCTGACGGTTGAAGGCTTCCTGCCGGCCTGA
- a CDS encoding PhoX family protein yields MLEQPNAGRRKALKLLAGAPMLPLGFASTSLLAGCGGGDDAAVPAPAPSPAPGPAATFTTAEFVPMSAPTLATPEAMATTTVGSSLKVSFSDGSSQTYKLAYQPFFVTGDTLPDGKGGTIVAGGYYDINNQPIIDTSVAGKERQFFSDAPDGSSLLTLANPTVPGIKGNTVFAVVQFEYTTRNQGNASMYGLLPSPIAVLTLDQDPATGKLTPVRYHNVDTSGVNGLWITCGASLSPWNTHLSSEEYETDLMDANAVTQLQGYSRNLYGDPARANAYNYGHLPEVTVHPDGTGTIRKHYCLGRISHELVQVMPDERTVLMGDDATNGGLFLFIADQARDLSAGTLYVAKWHQTSGTGPGSATLSWIRLGHATSAEIRALVDGGIRLADIMDVKTADPADASYTRIIYNGKANWVKLVPGMEKAAAFLETHRYAALVGGSLGFTKMEGTTVNIKDKKAYSAMSRIESSMLAGNAANAGDIQVEGPYSGAVYELNLKGGQADKSGTAMASEWVPVDMAAVPALISEDLGGGKMKQQDALGNFANPDKVATPDNLKFSEKLRTLFVGEDSNTHVNNFLWAYNVDTKVLSRVLSCPAGAESTGLHAVDEINGWTYVMSNFQHVGDWESPLHDKVKAQLDPLVRANYKDRFGAAVGYLTGDPTGVRLAKV; encoded by the coding sequence ATGCTTGAACAACCCAATGCTGGCCGTCGCAAGGCCCTGAAGCTATTGGCCGGCGCGCCCATGCTGCCGCTCGGCTTCGCCTCCACCAGCCTGCTGGCAGGCTGCGGTGGCGGCGATGACGCCGCCGTGCCGGCGCCGGCCCCGTCTCCCGCGCCCGGCCCGGCCGCCACCTTCACCACCGCCGAATTCGTGCCGATGAGCGCGCCGACGCTGGCCACGCCCGAGGCCATGGCGACCACCACGGTCGGCTCCAGCCTCAAGGTCTCCTTCAGCGACGGCAGCAGCCAGACCTACAAGCTGGCCTACCAGCCCTTCTTCGTCACCGGCGACACGCTGCCCGACGGCAAGGGCGGCACCATCGTGGCGGGCGGGTACTACGACATCAACAACCAGCCGATCATCGATACCTCGGTCGCCGGCAAGGAACGCCAGTTCTTCTCGGATGCACCGGACGGCAGCTCGCTGCTGACGCTGGCCAACCCGACCGTGCCGGGCATCAAGGGCAATACCGTGTTCGCGGTGGTGCAGTTCGAATACACCACGCGCAACCAGGGCAATGCCAGCATGTACGGGCTGCTGCCGTCGCCGATCGCGGTGCTGACGCTGGACCAGGACCCGGCCACCGGCAAGCTGACACCGGTCAGGTACCACAACGTCGACACCTCGGGCGTCAACGGCCTGTGGATCACCTGCGGCGCCAGCCTGTCGCCATGGAACACGCACCTGTCGAGCGAGGAGTACGAGACCGACCTGATGGACGCCAACGCGGTCACGCAGCTGCAGGGCTACAGCCGCAACCTGTACGGCGACCCGGCCCGCGCCAACGCCTACAACTACGGCCACCTGCCGGAGGTCACGGTGCACCCGGACGGTACCGGCACCATCAGGAAGCACTACTGCCTGGGCCGCATCTCGCACGAGCTGGTGCAGGTCATGCCGGACGAGCGCACCGTGCTGATGGGCGACGATGCCACCAACGGCGGCCTGTTCCTGTTTATCGCCGACCAGGCGCGCGACCTGTCCGCCGGCACGCTGTACGTGGCCAAGTGGCACCAGACCTCGGGCACCGGCCCGGGCAGCGCCACGCTGTCGTGGATCCGGCTGGGCCATGCCACCAGCGCCGAGATCCGCGCGCTGGTCGACGGCGGCATCCGGCTTGCCGACATCATGGACGTCAAGACCGCCGACCCGGCCGATGCCAGCTACACCCGCATCATTTATAACGGCAAGGCCAACTGGGTGAAGCTGGTGCCGGGCATGGAAAAGGCCGCGGCCTTCCTGGAGACCCACCGCTATGCCGCGCTGGTCGGCGGCAGCCTGGGCTTTACCAAGATGGAAGGCACCACCGTCAACATCAAGGACAAGAAGGCCTATTCGGCGATGTCGCGCATCGAGTCGAGCATGCTGGCGGGCAACGCCGCCAATGCCGGCGACATCCAGGTGGAAGGCCCTTACTCCGGCGCGGTCTATGAGCTCAACCTGAAGGGCGGCCAGGCCGACAAGAGCGGCACGGCGATGGCGAGCGAATGGGTGCCGGTCGACATGGCCGCGGTGCCGGCGCTGATCAGCGAAGACCTGGGCGGCGGCAAGATGAAGCAGCAGGATGCGCTGGGCAACTTCGCCAACCCCGACAAGGTCGCCACGCCGGACAACCTGAAGTTCTCGGAGAAGCTGCGCACGCTGTTCGTCGGCGAGGACAGCAACACCCACGTCAACAATTTCCTGTGGGCGTACAACGTCGACACCAAGGTGCTCAGCCGCGTGCTGTCGTGCCCGGCCGGCGCCGAATCCACCGGCCTGCATGCGGTCGACGAGATCAACGGCTGGACCTACGTGATGAGCAACTTCCAGCATGTCGGCGACTGGGAATCCCCGCTGCACGACAAGGTCAAGGCGCAGCTCGATCCGCTGGTACGGGCCAACTACAAGGATCGTTTCGGCGCGGCGGTCGGCTACCTTACCGGCGACCCGACCGGCGTCAGGCTGGCCAAGGTCTGA
- a CDS encoding type II toxin-antitoxin system Phd/YefM family antitoxin — protein sequence MQTINIHEAKTHLSRLVDQAANGEPFVIAKAGKPLVKVVALHVPEKAQVKRLGFMAGHGQVPDDFDRMGQREIEAMFGGES from the coding sequence ATGCAAACCATCAACATCCACGAGGCCAAGACCCATCTCTCGCGGCTGGTCGATCAGGCGGCCAACGGCGAGCCTTTTGTGATCGCCAAGGCAGGCAAGCCCCTTGTGAAAGTCGTGGCGCTGCATGTGCCGGAGAAAGCGCAGGTCAAGCGGTTGGGATTCATGGCCGGACATGGGCAGGTGCCCGATGATTTCGATCGCATGGGCCAGCGCGAGATTGAAGCCATGTTTGGCGGCGAGTCATGA
- a CDS encoding DUF938 domain-containing protein → MTGPTHDPDARRMAPATERNREPILAVLRQVLPASGTVLEIASGTGQHAVHFAAALPGITWQPSDPDAAARASIAAWTAHAGLANVRAPLALDVCQQPWGIDAAAAVVCINMIHIAPWAAAEALFAGAGKLLGPGGVLFLYGPYRRGGAHTAPSNAAFDAQLRATDPDWGVRDMEAVIALGAAQGLRCDEPVPMPANNFCLVLRK, encoded by the coding sequence ATGACCGGCCCGACCCACGACCCCGACGCGCGCCGCATGGCGCCCGCCACCGAGCGCAATCGCGAGCCCATCCTCGCCGTGCTGCGCCAGGTACTGCCTGCCAGCGGCACTGTGCTGGAAATCGCCAGCGGCACCGGGCAGCACGCGGTGCACTTTGCCGCGGCGCTGCCGGGGATCACCTGGCAGCCCAGCGATCCGGACGCTGCCGCGCGCGCGTCGATCGCGGCCTGGACCGCGCACGCGGGCCTGGCCAATGTGCGCGCGCCGCTGGCGCTGGATGTCTGCCAGCAGCCGTGGGGCATCGACGCCGCGGCTGCGGTGGTCTGCATCAACATGATCCATATCGCCCCGTGGGCCGCGGCCGAGGCGCTGTTCGCGGGCGCCGGCAAGCTGCTGGGGCCGGGGGGCGTGCTGTTCCTGTACGGCCCTTACCGTCGCGGCGGCGCGCACACCGCGCCCAGCAACGCCGCCTTCGACGCGCAGCTGCGTGCCACCGACCCCGACTGGGGCGTGCGCGACATGGAGGCCGTGATCGCGCTGGGCGCGGCGCAGGGCCTGCGCTGCGACGAGCCGGTGCCGATGCCGGCCAACAACTTCTGCCTGGTGCTGCGCAAGTAG